ATGGCCGCCACCTCCAGCGCCGCCGCGTCCCCGAACACCTCCCGGAAGCGTTCCAGGGGGTACTCGATCCGGCGCGACACCTTCAGCGTGGCGCGGTACAGGTCCGTCTCCGCCTGCTGACCCGCCTGCAGCGCCGCCTTCACCCGCGCGCCCAGTTCGTCCCGCTCGGCCTCCAGGCCCAGGATGGTGTCGCGCAGCGTCGCGTAGCGCTCCAGCAGCTCCTCAAGGCTCAGATCGTCGGTCCCTTCCATGCGGTCAGCATACGGTCCGCGCCGGCCGCCACGCACCCTGCACCCCGTACAGCCGCGCGGGCCGCACGGACGCTAGCATGCGCCGCATGGACGACTCTGCTGCCCAGCTTGCCGCCGACCTCGAACGCCGCATCCTGGACGCCATCCGCCGTGGCGCCAGCATGGAGGACATCGCCGGACTCAAGGAATCCGACGTGGCCACCCCGGACGCCGCCATCCGTGCCCTCAAGGACGGCAACGCCCGCTTCTTCAGCGGACAGGCCACCCGCCCGGAAGTCAGCGCGAACGAACGCCGCGCGCAGATCATGGGCCAGACGCCCTACGCCGCGATCCTGGCGTGCAGCGACAGCCGCGTGCCGGTCGAACTGGTCTTCGACCAGGGCCTCGGGCAGCTGTTCGTGGTACGGGTCGCCGGGAACGTCGTCGGCGAGGCCGGCCTGGGCACCCTGGAGTACGCCGTCCGTCACCTGGACGTACACCTGATCGTCGTGATGGGCCACGAGGCCTGCGGAGCGGTGGCCGCCGCGCTGCTGCCCGAGGAGAAGGTGGCCCAGGAGCCCGAGCACCTGCAGGCCCTGATCCGCCGCATCCAGCCCAGCGTGCAGGCCATGCCGCCCATCCGCGACAAGAAGGCCCGCATGCGCGAGGCCGTCCTGAACAACGTCCGCCACCAGGTGAGCATCCTGCGCCAGCAGGCCGTCATCCGGGAGGCCGAGGCGGCCGGGCAGATCCGCGTGATCGGCGCGTACTACGAGATCGGCAGCGGCGCCGTGGATTTCCTGATCGACGAGGAAGACCTGCGGCCCTAAGGGAAGGCAGGTGGTCGAAAGCGGATGGCAGATGGCCGGGACCACCGAGCCATCTGCCATCCGCCTTCTGCGTTCAGATCACGAATTCACCGGCGCGCATCACGGGCTCGCGCGTGCCGTCCTTGGCGACGCCGTCCACGTCCATCTCACCGCTGCCGATCATCCAGTCCACGTGGGTCAGGCTGTCGTTCCCGCCCGCCGCCAGGAAGTCCTCCAGGGACATGTCCACGCCGCCCTTCACGTTGAAGCGGTACGCGCTGCCGATCGCGATGTGCGACGCGGCGTTCTCGTCGTACAGGGTGTTGAAGAAGAACAGCCCCGAACGGCTGATCGGGCTGGAGTGCGGCACCAGCGCCACCTCGCCCAGGCGGTGACTGCCCTCGTCCGTGTCGATCATCTTCAGCAGCGCGCCCTCGCCCTTCTCGGCACTCGCCTTCGTGATGCGCCCGCCGCTGAACTCGATGCGGATGCCGTCGATCAGCGTGCCGTTGTACGACAGCGGCTTGGTGCTCACCACCGTGCCGTCCACCCGCTCGCGGTGCGGGGCGGTCCAGACCTCCTCGGTGGGAATGTTCGCCGTGAAGGTGATCCCGCCGGGCGTGTCGGCCGCGCCGCCCCCCCACACGTGATCGTCCGCGAGACCCACGGTCAGGTCCGTCCCGCCGCCCCGGAAGTGCAGCGCCGCGTACTGCTTCTGCGTCAGCAGCTCCCGCCGGCGTTTCAGGTCTCCCAGGTGCGCCTCCCACAGCGCCACCGCGTCCGGCTGGTCCGCGCGGGTCGCGGCGAAGATCGCGTCCCACTGCTGCGCGACCGCCTGCTCGGCGCCCGCGTCGGGGAACATCAGTTCGGCCCAGCCGCTGACCGGCGCGCTGATCAGGTTCCAGTTCAGGCGGTTGGTCATC
This sequence is a window from Deinococcus depolymerans. Protein-coding genes within it:
- a CDS encoding carbonic anhydrase, encoding MDDSAAQLAADLERRILDAIRRGASMEDIAGLKESDVATPDAAIRALKDGNARFFSGQATRPEVSANERRAQIMGQTPYAAILACSDSRVPVELVFDQGLGQLFVVRVAGNVVGEAGLGTLEYAVRHLDVHLIVVMGHEACGAVAAALLPEEKVAQEPEHLQALIRRIQPSVQAMPPIRDKKARMREAVLNNVRHQVSILRQQAVIREAEAAGQIRVIGAYYEIGSGAVDFLIDEEDLRP
- a CDS encoding aminopeptidase, producing MTLTFEEKLQNYARLAVRVGVGVKPGQRLLVQAPVETAALARLVVREAYAAGASFVDVRWDDDDVQLARFELAPDGSFEQISRWRVDAEIETAEAGGAVLAIRATNPNLLGSVDPERVATHQRTLAAYRRPYTAQVMTNRLNWNLISAPVSGWAELMFPDAGAEQAVAQQWDAIFAATRADQPDAVALWEAHLGDLKRRRELLTQKQYAALHFRGGGTDLTVGLADDHVWGGGAADTPGGITFTANIPTEEVWTAPHRERVDGTVVSTKPLSYNGTLIDGIRIEFSGGRITKASAEKGEGALLKMIDTDEGSHRLGEVALVPHSSPISRSGLFFFNTLYDENAASHIAIGSAYRFNVKGGVDMSLEDFLAAGGNDSLTHVDWMIGSGEMDVDGVAKDGTREPVMRAGEFVI